From the Candidatus Bipolaricaulota bacterium genome, the window ACGCGATTTTGTTCTTCCATCTGGGGGACTTCTACGAGGCGTTCTTCGAGGACGCCGAGGTCCTCTCCCGCGAGCTCGACGTCGTCCTCACCGCGCGCAACGGGAACCCGATGGCCGGGGTCCCGATCCGCCGCGGGGAGGCGTATGTCAACGAGCTCCTCAAGCGGGGGTACAAGGTGGCGATCTGCCAGCAGATGGAGGACCCGGCGGCGGCGACCGGCCTGGTCCGCCGCGAGGTGGTGCGGGTCGTCACCCCGGGCACGGCGCTCGACGACGGGGTCCTCGACTCCGGACGGAACAACTACCTGTGCGCCGTCCACCCCGACCAGGACGGATTCGGGATCGCCGCCCTCGACCTCTCCACCGGCGAGTTTCGCGCCACCGTGGCCGCTGACCGGGCCGAGCTGGAAGGGGAACTCACCCGCCTTGCCCCGAGCGAGCTCCTCCTCCCTTCCTCCCTCAAGGACGAGCTCGGCGAGCTCGCCCCGGCGGTGACCGAGCTTCAGGATGAACGGTTCGACCCCGGGCTGGTCGAGGACGGGTTCGGGATCCCTGCCCCTGCCCTCCGCGCCGCCGGCGGGATCCTCGCCTACGTCGCCGAGACGCAGAAGGGCCTTGCCTCCCACATCCAGAAGCTCCAGCCCTACAACCTGTCGGCGCGGATGGAGCTCGACCCGTTCACCATCCGCAACCTGGAGCTGGTGAAGCCGCTGCGGGAGGGAGAGGAGCGGGGGACCCTCATCCGCGTCCTCGACCGGACCGCAACCGGGATGGGGCGCAGGTACCTGCGCCGGGCGATCCTCGCCCCGCTGCTGGATCGAAGCAGGATCGAGGCCCGCCTCGACGCGGTGGAGGCGCTGTTCCAGGATGAACTGGCACAACAGCGGATCTCCGCCGCCCTGGACGAGGTGCACGACCTGGAGCGGTTGACCGGGAAGCTCGGGACGGGGCGGATGGGCCCGCTCGACCTCCTGCAGCTGGAGAAGAGTCTGGGGCAGCTTCCCAAGGTGGCCGACGCCCTCGCTGCCCTCCCCGACCTCCCGGAGGCCCTCGCGGCGGTCCACCGCGAGCTGACCGACCCGAGCCTCGAGGCCCTGCGGGCCGGGGTCTCCGGGATGCTCGTCGACCAGCCCCCGGCCGACGCGCGCGACGGCGGGCTGATCCGTCCCGGGTTCGACGCGACCCTCGATCGACTGCGGGAGGAGATCCGCGCCGTGCGGAGCCAGATCGCGAACCTCGAGGCGAAAGAGCGAGAAAGGACCGGGATCCCGTCGTTGAAGGTCGGCTACAACCGCGTGTTCGGCTACTACATCGAGGTGACGAAGCCCCACCTGGCCAAGGTCCCGCCTGAGTACCACCGCCGCCAGACCCTGACCAATGCGGAGCGGTTCATCACGGAGGAGTTGAAGGGATACGAAGAGCGGATCGCCCTCGCCCAGGAACGGGCGGTCGGGCTCGAGCTCGAGCTGTTCA encodes:
- the mutS gene encoding DNA mismatch repair protein MutS, which codes for MVKRTPMMEQYLRLKAAHPDAILFFHLGDFYEAFFEDAEVLSRELDVVLTARNGNPMAGVPIRRGEAYVNELLKRGYKVAICQQMEDPAAATGLVRREVVRVVTPGTALDDGVLDSGRNNYLCAVHPDQDGFGIAALDLSTGEFRATVAADRAELEGELTRLAPSELLLPSSLKDELGELAPAVTELQDERFDPGLVEDGFGIPAPALRAAGGILAYVAETQKGLASHIQKLQPYNLSARMELDPFTIRNLELVKPLREGEERGTLIRVLDRTATGMGRRYLRRAILAPLLDRSRIEARLDAVEALFQDELAQQRISAALDEVHDLERLTGKLGTGRMGPLDLLQLEKSLGQLPKVADALAALPDLPEALAAVHRELTDPSLEALRAGVSGMLVDQPPADARDGGLIRPGFDATLDRLREEIRAVRSQIANLEAKERERTGIPSLKVGYNRVFGYYIEVTKPHLAKVPPEYHRRQTLTNAERFITEELKGYEERIALAQERAVGLELELFNRALDRLRDGIPQLQRAAAAIARLDFFLSLAIVARRNRYTRPRFTDRHAISIRDGRHPVVELVEEFVPNDLSLPEGTDLAIITGPNMSGKSVYLRQAALICLMAQIGSFVPAAEAELPILDRIFARVGASDMLVSGISTFMMEMLETAKILEHATARSLVILDEMGRGTSTYDGLSIAWAVARELAGNVRAKTLFATHYQELTRLADELPNVINLHVAVEEVGKEIVFLHRVVPGVAAGSYGVHVARLAGLPERVTEKAEEILARFTAAAPSEEGRSDGATPIPLFGPDDHPVVKQLRKVDPNTLTPLEALELLFKLKEEL